In a genomic window of Carassius carassius chromosome 43, fCarCar2.1, whole genome shotgun sequence:
- the LOC132124771 gene encoding GTPase IMAP family member 6-like encodes MQTCGAYCFTENKRKDRVTLKAFYKRTVCFTMKLTNTKPVSLFTLILLFHTVQAEASYDDIDEVRILVVGIRGQSRFSAADLLSGRKDGGQEDREIVKTPVITDGARRMMLVTGPNLCEEDAARQTFTTALFLSSPGPHAVLMLLNLEDQQSQQCDIEKRAQELLGAEVLQYCIVLLLQNHQEPLTGASRGIAGEMINACGGRFHIIRDSEPKPAQRAAIIAEIDKLVWLNDHRFHSVLRQQLEAERLELLKRLSEIDGKLGESKVSSAMRDNFGVVGWSLIILLIAFVLVTEQKRTVCGSPYKLSTSVQIN; translated from the exons TTGTTTTACCGAAAACAAAAGAAAGGACAGAGTTACACTTAAAGCGTTTTATAAACGAACTGTTT GTTTTACAATGAAATTGACCAACACAAAACCCGTCTCGCTCTTCACACTGATACTGCTATTTCACACTGTCCAAGCAGAAG CTTCTTATGATGATATTGATGAAGTGAGGATCCTGGTTGTGGGAATCAGAGGTCAGTCCAGATTCAGTGCTGCAGATCTTCTGTCAGGAAGGAAAGAcggaggacaggaggacagagaAATTGTAAAGACTCCAGTAATTACAGACGGGGCTCGTAGAATGATGCTGGTCACTGGACCAAACCTCTGTGAGGAGGACGCAGCGAGACAGACCTTCACAACAGCGCTGTTTCTCTCGTCTCCTGGACCTCACGCCGTTTTAATGCTCCTGAATCTGGAAGATCAACAATCACAACAGTGTGATATTGAGAAACGAGCCCAGGAGCTGCTGGGAGCAGAAGTCCTGCAGTACTGCATTGTTCTTCTGCTCCAAAATCACCAGGAACCTTTGACAGGAGCGTCCAGAGGGATTGCTGGAGAAATGATCAACGCATGTGGAGGAAGATTTCACATCATAAGAGATTCTGAACCAAAACCTGCTCAAAGAGCAGCTATCATAGCGGAAATAGACAAGTTAGTTTGGCTCAATGATCACAGATTTCACTCTGTATTGAGACAACAGTTAGAAGCTGAACGGCTTGAGCTTTTGAAAAGACTAAGTGAAATAGATGGCAAACTTGGAGAAAGTAAGGTCTCATCTGCAATGCGTGACAATTTCGGAGTGGTCGGATGGAGTCTGATAATTTTACTCATTGCATTTGTTTTGGTTACTGAACAGAAGCGCACAGT TTGTGGCAGCCCTTACAAACTATCTACCAGTGTTCAAATCaactga